One Deinococcus ruber DNA window includes the following coding sequences:
- a CDS encoding M20/M25/M40 family metallo-hydrolase, producing the protein MPAEDLAALLIRIAQTPAPTFEEEARARLLASLWQEAGHAATIDAAGNVIARLGPPTGRALMLAAHLDTVFSSGTDVTVSTHGNRLVGPGVGDNSASLAIMTAFLRGLDTSRLRRPLWVAANVGEEGLGDLIGAKHLLAQHSSELAAFVAIDGYLGIAVTRAVGVRRYRALFTGPGGHSWGDQAPSALHALGLAITALYSLPLPAHPRTTLNVGLAEGGTSVNSIAGTAELLLDLRSLDAAHLANLDTRARHAVEGAARQAGVSVQLTLVGDRPGGDLRSDEVLMLARRAAQPSGIELRTAASSTDANAAVPHGVPAIALGVYRGGNAHREDEWVQLDSLETGLGMLNRFVEAYQQTPLK; encoded by the coding sequence GTGCCCGCCGAAGACCTTGCCGCCCTGCTGATCCGCATTGCTCAGACGCCCGCGCCCACCTTCGAGGAGGAAGCGCGGGCGCGTCTGCTGGCGTCTCTGTGGCAGGAAGCCGGACACGCCGCCACCATCGACGCAGCGGGCAACGTGATCGCCCGTCTCGGCCCCCCGACAGGCCGCGCCCTGATGCTGGCCGCCCACCTCGACACCGTCTTTTCCTCGGGGACCGACGTGACGGTCAGCACGCACGGCAACCGGCTGGTGGGGCCGGGAGTGGGCGACAACAGCGCCAGTCTGGCGATCATGACGGCCTTTCTGCGGGGCCTGGACACCTCACGGCTGCGCCGCCCGCTGTGGGTGGCCGCCAATGTAGGCGAGGAAGGGCTGGGCGACCTGATCGGAGCCAAGCACCTGCTGGCGCAGCATTCCTCCGAACTGGCAGCGTTCGTCGCCATCGACGGCTATCTGGGCATCGCAGTCACGCGGGCGGTGGGCGTGCGGCGATACCGCGCCCTGTTTACCGGGCCGGGCGGGCATTCCTGGGGCGATCAGGCTCCGAGCGCCCTGCATGCGCTGGGACTGGCGATCACCGCGCTGTACAGCCTGCCGCTGCCTGCTCATCCGCGCACCACGCTGAATGTGGGGCTGGCCGAGGGCGGCACCAGCGTGAACAGCATCGCCGGAACCGCCGAACTGCTGCTCGACCTGAGATCGCTCGACGCCGCGCATCTGGCGAACCTGGACACGCGTGCCCGCCACGCCGTCGAGGGTGCGGCGCGGCAGGCGGGCGTGAGTGTGCAGCTCACACTGGTGGGTGACCGACCCGGTGGCGACCTGAGAAGCGACGAAGTGCTGATGCTGGCCCGCCGCGCTGCCCAGCCGTCTGGGATCGAGCTGCGAACTGCCGCCAGCAGTACCGATGCCAATGCCGCCGTGCCGCACGGTGTTCCGGCCATTGCGCTGGGCGTGTACCGGGGCGGAAATGCCCACCGCGAAGACGAATGGGTGCAGTTAGACAGTCTGGAAACGGGGCTGGGCATGCTGAACCGCTTCGTCGAGGCATACCAGCAGACGCCGCTGAAGTAA
- a CDS encoding sensor histidine kinase: MKEHPQRQVDDARRKPSSQTRYRGGWNTLRFQFTLVIFLLAFLPNAVLTIVSGQRGDLIGIAGLSLALWLSAVAILSALIGWILSGALLRPLSRLTGELGSGEMQIQNGHGLNDDPREVRALRGAFGGLLSRLLTEQERRSAFMATLVHDLKTPLIATGHLIHALSDRSLPEGEREMFSQHLLAENARLLGLVQQMADAHRFERDEVRLTLLPTDLRALLDTAAIRERNRATVKGVALTVSGNGQAEVDPAVLERAIGNLIDNALRYAHSSIELRVTSTGLQVRDDGPGLPEQMTLHSLAQPFNAQPVEIAGQRYTAGTAGLGLYIVRRIVEAHGGELRYSRDIGQGGLQQTVMELVLPADFQPSDLTPASLDSVSAPFDEPLNPDSSIPQQVLPSSSVLVPFFSTPQFAASQEVHP, from the coding sequence ATGAAGGAGCACCCACAGAGACAGGTTGACGACGCACGTCGAAAGCCTTCCAGTCAGACCCGATACCGGGGCGGCTGGAACACCCTGCGGTTCCAGTTCACACTGGTGATCTTTCTGCTGGCTTTTCTGCCCAATGCCGTCCTGACCATCGTATCGGGGCAGCGGGGCGACCTGATCGGAATCGCGGGGCTGTCGCTGGCGCTGTGGCTCAGTGCGGTGGCGATCCTGAGTGCCCTGATCGGCTGGATTCTGAGCGGGGCGCTGCTCAGACCGCTCAGCCGCCTGACCGGCGAACTGGGAAGCGGCGAGATGCAGATTCAGAACGGGCACGGCCTGAACGACGATCCGCGGGAAGTCCGGGCGCTCCGGGGCGCGTTCGGGGGGCTGCTGAGCCGCCTGCTGACCGAACAGGAACGTCGCAGCGCCTTCATGGCAACGCTGGTGCACGACCTCAAGACGCCCCTGATCGCCACAGGCCACCTGATTCACGCGCTGTCTGACCGCTCGCTGCCCGAGGGCGAGCGCGAGATGTTCAGCCAGCACCTGTTGGCCGAGAATGCCCGGCTGCTGGGGCTGGTGCAGCAGATGGCCGACGCGCACCGCTTCGAGCGCGACGAGGTACGCCTGACGCTGTTGCCGACCGATCTGCGGGCGCTGCTGGACACTGCCGCGATTCGCGAACGCAACCGCGCTACCGTGAAGGGCGTTGCGCTGACGGTCAGCGGGAACGGGCAGGCCGAGGTCGATCCTGCGGTGCTGGAGCGTGCCATCGGCAACCTGATCGATAACGCGCTGCGGTATGCCCACTCGTCCATCGAACTGCGCGTCACGTCCACGGGTCTTCAGGTGCGCGACGACGGCCCCGGTCTGCCCGAGCAGATGACGCTTCACAGTCTGGCGCAGCCCTTCAACGCCCAGCCGGTCGAAATTGCCGGACAGCGCTATACCGCCGGAACAGCGGGGCTGGGCCTGTACATCGTCAGGCGAATCGTCGAGGCGCACGGCGGAGAGCTGCGTTACAGCCGCGATATCGGGCAGGGCGGTCTGCAACAGACCGTGATGGAACTCGTCCTGCCCGCTGATTTTCAGCCGTCCGACCTGACCCCAGCCTCTCTGGATTCGGTCAGTGCACCTTTCGATGAGCCTTTGAATCCCGACTCTTCCATTCCTCAGCAAGTTCTTCCGTCTTCGTCTGTGCTGGTTCCTTTCTTTTCCACTCCGCAGTTCGCTGCATCCCAGGAGGTACATCCGTGA
- a CDS encoding response regulator transcription factor, whose amino-acid sequence MKLVIADDHPLFLMGLGYALRDQGFEVLAQASDGLSALSACLKYAPDAALLDVKMPGMTGIEVCARLKRDAPHVVSILITTFSEPAIVQAARDAGARGYVSKETPPDELARQLRDIVARPDINRLPQVNVPRLTPRETDVLPLLAQGYSNKEIARSLGVSPDTIKDHLARLYTKLDAGDRTQAVSRARTLGLIA is encoded by the coding sequence GTGAAACTAGTCATTGCCGACGATCACCCGCTGTTCTTGATGGGCCTGGGTTACGCTCTGCGCGACCAGGGATTTGAGGTGCTGGCGCAGGCCAGTGACGGCCTCTCGGCGCTCAGTGCCTGCCTGAAGTACGCCCCCGACGCTGCCCTGCTCGATGTCAAGATGCCCGGCATGACCGGTATCGAGGTCTGTGCCCGTCTGAAGCGTGACGCCCCTCATGTGGTCAGCATCCTGATCACCACTTTTTCCGAGCCAGCCATCGTGCAGGCGGCCCGCGACGCCGGAGCCAGAGGTTACGTGAGCAAAGAAACTCCCCCTGACGAACTTGCCCGCCAGCTCCGCGACATCGTGGCGCGGCCCGACATCAACCGGCTGCCTCAGGTCAATGTGCCGCGCCTGACTCCGCGTGAAACCGACGTGCTGCCGCTGCTCGCTCAGGGCTACAGCAACAAGGAGATTGCCCGCAGCCTGGGCGTCAGCCCCGATACCATCAAAGACCATCTGGCGCGGCTGTACACCAAGCTCGATGCAGGCGACCGAACCCAGGCCGTCAGCCGGGCACGCACGCTGGGCCTGATCGCCTGA
- the dprA gene encoding DNA-processing protein DprA encodes MTVPSTPSSSVHTDPELLALLTLRFTPGLGPRRVESLRTFCGSAQKVLSTPLTELREVPGMDVKALQAIGTAGPASKAAQEIERAAEYGATLLGRGLEGYPEALESLGNPPAVIWVSGDLPLLAAVPRAIGVVGTRKASTHALHLTGQISTDLTRAGVIVVSGLARGIDTAAHAATVNAGGVGIGILGSGLDQMYPPENAGLSRRMVVISEYPLGTSPAAHNFPQRNRLIAALSAGTLVVEGEFKSGAMITATHALECGRTVFAVPGRAGDPLAQGPHRLLREGGVLTETAQDILNEFGWNGPGAAPMPDLPPEQQRLWELLAQPATLDDLQAQSGLTHAQL; translated from the coding sequence GTGACCGTTCCTTCCACGCCGTCTTCCTCCGTTCACACCGACCCCGAACTGCTGGCCCTGCTGACGCTGCGCTTCACGCCAGGGCTGGGGCCGCGCCGAGTCGAGTCTCTCCGGACATTCTGCGGCTCGGCCCAGAAAGTGCTGAGCACGCCGCTGACGGAACTGCGCGAGGTGCCGGGAATGGACGTGAAGGCGCTTCAGGCCATCGGAACGGCGGGGCCAGCGAGCAAGGCGGCGCAGGAGATCGAGCGGGCCGCCGAGTACGGAGCCACGCTGCTGGGGCGTGGGCTGGAAGGCTATCCGGAGGCGCTGGAAAGCCTGGGCAACCCGCCCGCCGTGATCTGGGTGAGTGGAGACTTACCACTCCTGGCGGCAGTTCCACGTGCCATCGGCGTGGTCGGCACCAGGAAAGCCAGCACCCACGCCCTGCACCTGACCGGCCAGATCAGCACTGACCTGACGCGGGCGGGCGTGATCGTGGTGTCGGGGCTGGCACGCGGCATCGATACGGCGGCGCACGCGGCAACGGTCAATGCGGGCGGCGTCGGCATCGGCATTCTGGGCAGCGGCCTCGATCAGATGTACCCGCCCGAAAATGCAGGGCTATCGCGCCGGATGGTGGTCATCAGCGAGTACCCGCTGGGCACCAGCCCCGCCGCTCACAACTTTCCTCAGCGCAACCGCCTGATTGCCGCTCTGAGCGCGGGTACCCTAGTCGTGGAGGGTGAGTTCAAATCTGGAGCCATGATCACGGCTACGCATGCGCTGGAATGCGGGCGCACAGTCTTCGCGGTGCCGGGGCGGGCAGGCGACCCGCTGGCACAGGGGCCACACCGCCTGCTGCGCGAGGGCGGCGTGCTGACAGAAACCGCCCAGGACATCCTGAACGAATTCGGCTGGAACGGCCCCGGCGCGGCCCCCATGCCCGATCTGCCGCCCGAGCAGCAGCGGCTGTGGGAGCTGCTGGCCCAGCCTGCCACCCTCGACGACCTTCAAGCGCAGTCGGGGCTGACCCACGCCCAGCTCTAG